Proteins encoded within one genomic window of Nilaparvata lugens isolate BPH chromosome 11, ASM1435652v1, whole genome shotgun sequence:
- the LOC111059970 gene encoding general odorant-binding protein 19d, with amino-acid sequence MVYLLEFVIFSLALTASIPQIMAADSPDMLAVFNKCREEAGATEDDIKNFRAQQIPSTTTGKCMLACMFNHSGLMKDDKYNSEGALKLVSQVFADNPVNLGKAKQLINGCTDEVKNENDKCEIASKIAHCTVKMTSVVSLLRRKVLLI; translated from the exons ATGGTGTATTTATTGGAATTTGTCATTTTTTCATTAGCCCTAACAGCTTCCATACCTCAG atTATGGCAGCAGATTCGCCAGATATGCTAGCAGTGTTCAACAAATGCAGAGAGGAGGCAGGCGCAACTGAAG atgaTATTAAGAATTTCAGAGCTCAACAAATCCCAAGCACAACGACTGGAAAG TGTATGCTTGCCTGTATGTTCAATCATTCAGGACTA ATGAAGGATGACAAGTATAATTCAGAGGGTGCTTTAAAACTTGTAAGCCAGGTTTTTGCCGACAACCCTGTCAATCTTGGAAAGGCAAAACAGCTAATTAATGGATGCACAGATGAAG taaaaaatgaaaatgacaaaTGTGAAATTGCTTCCAAAATAGCACACTGTACAGTAAAAATGACGTCAGTGGTAAGTTTATTACGTCGTAAAGTTCTCCTCATTTAG